One stretch of Gadus macrocephalus chromosome 12, ASM3116895v1 DNA includes these proteins:
- the cep350 gene encoding centrosome-associated protein 350 isoform X2: MSSSKTTAVSLHSSARHRNGDVRDLNAAWEALSQSKVALRHIENRLEAAPGTGVLLESVMDPKKHASRKLSRRAGRGADDAGGSSKRRGHGNHSPEKSSSRSPLRNATLDSNVRKNNVEFREPLASFREATPPTLQPSQLEACSTQSASGPSLPPTQSPSDPSLSQLVYQRDTRDRQTDGDLDSTHSSALASTEVRYLNDRSALDATRPPPVQTALAAAGEDCHPRAPPCASHAQSLPPARADLSASSSPGSTSAVASQRLENLRRRQPDEKLEKLKERIRKQREHLEEAAERDKLLGYLEQPIRGAVGSSSSGTVPTAKATVRKVAPAPPAPVYRGFNSSETKIKTADGKVWKEEEFHNLSRDFYMDLSRQLAESSRQQHQSEERGTERPKDRRPPKPVRKVHRSSEPHPKQVIGPASWREGQKLVKMVLGPAPRQPPEGRPQTSERPGPAHRSSSDARPEPARRPRPNSTERPRSGRGRSGARSHTTTTLAPQPAAREEASAAASTELLSADIQGILDDLQMECREAEEEEERARERSGRGHSGTRGRGRSSSRSSRAPAPQGAPLSRASRSGSPANRRAERPADAADAEHRKRHYDADTVRQYIVHQQEGRRRRQMEERRAQREEAERRNQRLQELYRKQRVVAKAVALPSEAPVATVQRRLQETFTKLLQEEAELEAEGEHEPPAALPTNHHLQRPMYQPSGESDKENKRLEVPQSPSSSDMSLSEQPPRLSRNDLDMGVLSWLQPDRTSVASRAPQNGGALAPPADHLFSEILRLETEAVAAAAAAGHTHRPHRQSPGSNGSRSKMARIDAIKATAASLSNRIESEARKLAGEGTNYGTLTSMDADVVLAPQRSPFNQDAGRWASAASPPVREPFTMPSDNLVERIQRSEDLAIRIQKILSSADQSSFDGDGLPGVGNLHSYRRPSPKKKSLASATDLKHHSYRQEGRGLLNGLEEVQRLGQPRGLGANGDWEERRNHGKEPRDSSGGSISEGPLQSDEDPSPPRRATNHVPGTAGSLAAVDYCAGRQREDDQPLAQFQRDAERYSAVSPAAPQRNGTRAAWEELSKGSPLSVINIYTKNLHSHLKAPEELERTSPSVRSPQSGVSPGDAAAYEDDFVSSRSSGATGQSKRRYSGHSSVKSHFEELMRRSPYDKRNGDFSSPHPSHHSSLQSPHLSSGSSSVCRGSRGKRGTASDRSDATVPDELKSPCSPHSETRSADSRKRGSERSSAHSQPRSHHSDGTLGGAPEPSPRSLGQDGDKTPAGSPGLASLPGTPAGPGSPPDRASPGVSPRSGSSGGAGGVAQGAAASPPTRSPPHAQNDGRLPSLGGREETTGERQYAPGVLRQRMTAELSYLESIEESVRQLGDVERLRGVSMAQQESVSLAQILKAQQQRHERELYELKIKAEREALETQLHMEESRQRAARAHAELQESMAVNHQQTLGGLQEASAKMMSQQAEAARYTADAARHIKEMAELTRSQMVPGDLTCAAEIQSRTALDQHRSSHKKSPQARTESDSSRSEGSCSRPMPGEPLSSLDSLSQSDSLPYRRPEISGGDSSSYLDRSHDSSAQRDWRRMDGRKEEPAEEGREPARRGKEATGNSSVEEEEAATAADDSLVSESIHSVLNEKADSTSVATDYSLKFDESMTEDEIEERSFRSLLPSEAHRRVTLDKKSRPHEESEEEPASHDRSLASMPLNRSKDGSQTFASGQDSFTQFTMDMVRQYMVDEEVRLQHQGSLLHLRQKALKEKTKTEMAWLEHQKRRLRDKGEDDKMPPLRKKQRGLLMKLQQEQAEIKRLQEANKVARKERLLLLKQQEEIERMRSNTLRLKERLKSAGGDAPPETPLSETPVSEAASPSLMLACRDPRSPSPPLSVSGSETSSIMQKLKKMHSHADEKHCSPVHYFLSVFKAHHWASLSVCLPNLHPKLQLFIYNHLVRFLTKREQQLLQRRHHAVELLQWKERLDREEAEVRRMEKEALGVCDRQAHHQNQVEVQPGRWSPEAAQRETSDVGTSSGCRQNQEPLSDEKRGRLGEEDYSTVSPERSGSSAPASSFTAPPASVPETSMASFQSSQDITSASPSPGKPSTPANAILSTTASAVDCSGGSGTKMLLRPPPRPAGHTPGQARTRPSDPPTATHTDPMSDQSDIESRIRALKEELKKRKSMAYQLKKEQKKRHKERLKAQEASLLKQLESYDDFIQKTKAELNNEPASKSAAEPQINAAASATENSKALPPHSSDSSSRRSRAVSDSDEGHSSIHGDRTPLGRSRSTSLPEELSEEDTPTVTPTPAHGSPEQPSPGVKALGAPDGPSRTSIYKGDRHLRGGAEDGSVVSNHRSDISEDLAGAVSSKSGNGHSEVLLKLETEDGPPSHQDSSVSNHVPSENEDDIYSPCGSRQDERGLKIRDSSLPGEPKLSWHQEGTSSSSDNASLSSKIEAPLKEADVSRRPSVTVTDGYHDDFESSAESSPRDGRRSSQPTSPVSPPSGGASGQASYSRSPLDQSRDDEEVEEDIAGELSEHSEEFSDSRHSGKLLDLNDKTAESPGETRNELNHSPALSPSLSRVSPVEDEMPTFCIGDRVLVSHVQPGTLRFKGPTRFANGFWAGVELDKSEGSNNGTYDGVAYFVCEERHGIFAPSDKIARLPERFDVSVDTTEDEDSFVDDLSERSKRADDEKSAVQPRKETEESPRDDPSGSGYKEPRDEAGHPSVRHQNKDALDANSLNSRNHHTVPNGRIRDGSLEFDNAPTTLLISDLDKMGSATRGQKQRTPHTGHKDLDSHHSSVTPNECMDDFDIKSNEGKAKERDSLGAFADTLLNDFVKDAVTQLSQVKLAKERKIMEANRMNGELFTDRLEGEGRVSPSEQKDGLPFFLETEKEELSSPELCNRPESPVLGASGQEELAKRLAELELSRELLDDLGDDQDWFEEDFGLKSRREQQRRQQRQKEEEEEDDDDDDEENRVGGGRPVTSVGEPQAKTPPRPELPLPLLPKLPEQPPMVVPHSATEVERLVHAATAEIWQSCGLGAADVLTLAGLPVPRPSLGYLGKEANGQDQEDLCIRSYRQGVYDLTWEILQEIFGEDPNANQPLWLKPRRVNSSYSHRVRMPGNISTVQEFIATKVLKLYGLRKDQSQKTDWQKMLKFGRKKRDRVDHILVQELHEEEAQWVNYDEDELFVKMQLADSIFDMLLKDTADVLTQIHEQRAARDALS, encoded by the exons ATGAGTAGCAGTAAGACGACTGCAGTCTCTCTCCACAGCTCTGCAAGGCATCGGAATGGCGATGTCAGAG ATCTCAACGCTGCATGGGAAGCCCTTTCTCAGTCAAAAGTTGCT TTGCGGCACATAGAGAATCGCCTGGAGGCCGCTCCAGGGACTGGGGTTTTGTTGGAGTCCGTCATGGACCCTAAGAAACATGCCTCAAGGAAGCTCAGCCGCCGAG CTGGCAGGGGGGCAGATGATGCGGGAGGGTCGTCCAAGCGGAGGGGCCATGGAAATCATAGCCCAGAGAAGAGCAGTTCCCGCAGCCCACTGAGAAACGCCACCCTGGACAGTAATGTCCGAAAGAATAACGTGGAGTTCAGGGAGCCGCTGGCCTCCTTCAG GGAGGCCACTCCTCCAACACTCCAGCCTTCACAGCTGGAGGCCTGTAGCACCCAGTCAGCGTCTGGACCGTCCCTCCCTCCGACCCAGTCCCCCTCGGACCCCTCCCTCAGTCAGCTGGTCTACCAGAGGGACaccagggacagacagacggacggcgACCTGGACAGCACGCACTCCTCGGCTCTGGCGAGCACCGAGGTCCGCTACCTCAACGACCGGTCCGCCCTGGACGCCACGAGGCCCCCGCCCGTCCAGACGGCCCTCGCCGCGGCGGGCGAGGACTGCCATCCCCGGGCGCCGCCGTGCGCCAGCCACGCGCAGAGCCTCCCTCCGGCCCGAGCGGATCTCTCGGCGTCCTCCAGCCCGGGCTCGACCTCGGCCGTGGCCTCGCAGCGGCTGGAGAACCTGCGGCGGCGGCAGCCCGACGAGAAGCTGGAGAAGCTGAAGGAGCGCATCCGCAAGCAGAGGGAACAcctggaggaggcggcggagcgGGACAAGCTGCTGGGCTACCTGGAGCAGCCCATACGGGGAGCCGTGGGAAGCTCCAGCAGTGGTACCGTCCCAACGGCCAAGGCTACGGTCCGCAAGGTGGCGCCCGCCCCCCCTGCGCCCGTGTACAGAG GTTTCAACAGCAGCGAGACAAAGATCAAGACTGCGGATGGGAAGgtgtggaaggaggaggagttccaCAACCTCAGTAGAGACTTCTACATGGACTTGTCACGCCAGCTTGCTG AGAGCTCCAGACAGCAGCATCAGAGTGAGGAGCGGGGAACGGAGCGCCCCAAAGATAGGAGACCCCCCAAACCGGTCCGCAAGGTCCACAGGTCCTCTGAGCCACACCCCAAGCAAG TGATCGGGCCGGCGTCGTGGCGCGAGGGCCAGAAGCTGGTGAAGATGGTTCTGGGTCCGGCACCGCGGCAGCCCCCAGAGGGCAGACCACAGACATCTGAGAGACCGG GCCCAGCTCACCGATCAAGCTCGGACGCGCGGCCCGAGCCAGCCCGGCGGCCCCGACCCAACAGCACCGAGAGGCCTCGCAGCGGCCGCGGGCGCTCTGGCGCCCGCTCCCACACTACAACCACACTGGCTCCCCAGCCTGCAGCCCGGGAAGAAGCCTCGGCGGCCGCAAGCACAGAGCTGCTGTCGGCCGACATCCAGGGCATCCTGGACGACCTCCAGATGGAGTGcagggaggctgaggaggaggaggagagggcgcGGGAGAGGTCCGGTCGGGGCCACAGCGGTACAAGAGGCAGGGGCCGCTCGTCGTCCCGATCGTCCAGGGCCCCGGCCCCTCAAGGGGCCCCCCTCTCGAGGGCCTCCCGCAGCGGCAGCCCCGCCAACCGGCGAGCGGAGCGGCCCGCGGACGCCGCGGACGCGGAGCACAGGAAGCGGCACTACGACGCCGACACGGTCCGGCAGTACATCGTCCATCAGCAGGaggggaggcggaggcggcAGATGGAGGAGCGCAGGGcacagagggaggaggcggagaggaggaaccagagacTGCAGGAGCTCTACCGGAAGCAGAGAGTGGTCGCTAAGGCCGTGGCCCTTCCCTCTGAGGCCCCTGTAGCAACTGTACAGAGGCGGTTACAGGAGACCTTTACTAAACTGCTGCAAGAGGAGGCAGAGCTGGAAGCAGAAGGCGAACATGAACCGCCTGCTGCTCTACCCACCAATCATCACTTG CAGAGACCCATGTACCAGCCTTCAGGAGAGTCGGACAAGGAGAACAAGAGGCTGGAGGTTCCCCAAAGTCCATCCAGCAGTGACATGTCTCTGTCCGAGCAACCCCCTCGATTGTCCAG AAATGATTTAGATATGGGTGTTCTCTCATGGCTTCAGCCGGACCGCACAAGCGTGGCAAGCCGAGCTCCCCAAAACGGCGGTGCTCTGGCGCCTCCTGCTGACCACCTCTTCTCCGAGATATTGAGGCTTGAAACCGAGgcggtagcagcagcagcagcagccgggcACACGCACCGTCCGCACCGCCAGTCCCCGGGCTCCAACGGGTCCCGATCCAAGATGGCCCGGATCGACGCCATCaaggccaccgccgcctccctcTCCAACCGCATCGAGAGCGAGGCGCGGAAACTGGCCGGCGAGGGGACAAACTACGGGACGCTAACCTCCATGGACGCGGACGTGGTTTTGGCCCCGCAGCGCTCTCCGTTTAACCAGGATGCCGGACGGTGGGCCAGTGCGGCCAGCCCCCCGGTCAGGGAGCCCTTCACGATGCCTTCGGACAACCTGGTTGAGCGGATCCAGCGCTCGGAGGACCTCGCCATAAGGATCCAGAAGATTCTGAGCAGCGCCGATCAGAGCTCCTTCGACGGGGACGGCTTGCCCGGTGTGGGCAACCTGCATTCCTACAGAAGGCCGTCCCCGAAGAAGAAAAGTCTGGCGTCCGCGACGGACCTCAAACACCACAGCTACCGCCAGGAAGGGCGGGGTCTGCTCAACGGCCTGGAGGAGGTACAGCGGCTGGGTCAGCCGCGGGGCCTCGGAGCCAACGGGGACTGGGAGGAACGGAGGAACCACGGGAAGGAGCCCCGAGACTCGAGCGGCGGCTCCATCAGTGAGGGCCCGCTCCAGAGCGACGaggaccccagccccccccgccGCGCCACCAACCACGTGCCCGGGACGGCGGGCAGCCTGGCGGCCGTCGACTACTGCGCCGGGCGTCAGAGGGAGGACGACCAACCCCTGGCCCAGTTCCAGAGGGACGCGGAGAGGTACTCGGCCGTCAGCCCCGCCGCCCCGCAGAGAAACGGCACACGGGCCGCCTGGGAGGAGCTGAGCAAAGGAAGTCCTCTCAGTGTGATCAACATTTACACCAAGAACCTCCACAGTCACCTTAAAG CGCCAGAGGAGCTGGAGAGAACCTCTCCATCCGTCCGGTCGCCCCAGTCTGGGGTCAGCCCTGGGGATGCAGCGGCCTACGAGGATGACTTTGTGTCCTCTCGTAGCAGCGGGGCCACTGGCCAATCAAAGAGAAGATACAGTGGACACAGCAG TGTGAAGAGTCACTTTGAGGAGCTGATGAGGAGGTCCCCGTACGACAAGAGGAACGGGGACTTCAGCTCTCCTCACCCGTCCCACCACTCGTCCCTGCAGTCCCCCCATCTGTCCTCCGGCTCCTCGTCCGTCTGCCGGGGCTCCAGAGGAAAGAGAG GAACGGCGTCGGATCGAAGTGACGCTACTGTGCCGGACGAGCTGAAGAGCCCCTGCTCCCCGCATTCAGAAACCCGGTCTGCTGACTCGAGGAAGAGGGGCTCGGAGAGGAGCTCTGCCCACAGCCAGCCTCGGAGTCACCACTCTGACGGGACACTAGGGGGAGCTCCAGAGCCGTCTCCCAGAAG TTTGGGGCAGGACGGTGATAAGACGCCCGCCGGTAGCCCTGGCCTGGCCTCTCTCCCGGGCACTCCCGCTGGCCCGGGGTCCCCTCCAGACAGAGCGTCTCCAGGGGTCTCCCCCAGGAGCGGCTCCTCTGGGGGAGCAGGTGGCGTGGCCCAGGGTGCCGCAGCCTCCCCACCAACCAGGAGTCCACCACACGCACAAAATGATGGCCGTTTGCCATCGCTCGGTGGCAGAGAGGAGACCACAG gcgaGCGGCAGTACGCCCCCGGTGTGCTGAGGCAGCGCATGACCGCGGAGCTGAGCTACCTGGAGTCCATCGAGGAGTCTGTGCGACAGCTGGGCGACGTGGAGAGGCTGAGGGGGGTGTCCATGGCGCAGCAGGAGAGCGTGTCTCTGGCCCAGATACTGAAG gcgcagcagcagcggcaTGAGCGCGAGCTGTACGAGTTGAAGATCAAGGCCGAGAGAGAAGCGCTGGAGACACAGCTGCACATGGAGGAGAGCCGGCAAAGAGCTGCCAGG GCCCACGCAGAGCTGCAGGAGAGCATGGCGGTGAACCATCAGCAGACCCTGGGAGGCCTCCAGGAAGCGTCCGCCAAGATGATGAGCCAGCAGGCGGAGGCGGCGCGCTACACGGCCGACGCGGCCCGTCACATCAAAGAG ATGGCGGAGCTGACCCGGTCCCAGATGGTCCCGGGGGACTTGACCTGCGCTGCCGAGATCCAGAGCCGGACTGCGTTGGACCAACACAGAAGCTCACACAAGAAGTCGCCTCAAGCACGAACTGAATCAGACAG TTCCAGGAGCGAGGGGTCCTGCAGCAGACCCATGCCTGGGGAGCCCCTCTCTTCCCTGGATAGCCTCAGTCAGTCTGACTCCCTGCCCTACAGGAGACCTGAGATCAG TGGCGGAGACAGCAGCAGCTACCTGGACCGATCCCACGACTCCTCGGCGCAGCGGGACTGGCGCAGGATGGACGGCAGGAAGGAGGAGCCCGCGGAGGAGGGCCGCGAGCCGgccaggagggggaaggaggcgaCGGGGAACAGCTccgtagaggaggaggaggctgccaCGGCCGCAGACGACTCCCTCGTCAGCGAGAGCATCCACTCGGTGCTCAACGAGAAAG CAGACAGTACGTCAGTGGCGACCGACTACTCTCTGAAGTTTGACGAGTCCATGACGGAGGACGAGATCGAGGAGCGCTCGTTTCGCTCTCTGCTGCCGTCGGAGGCGCACCGGCGCGTCACCCTGGATAAGAAGTCCCGTCCGCATGAGGAATCCGAGGAGGAGCCGGCCTCCCACGACAGGAGCTTGGCCTCTATGCCCCTGAACCGCTCTAAG GATGGGAGCCAGACCTTCGCCAGTGGCCAGGACAGCTTCACCCAGTTCACCATGGACATGGTGCGCCAGTACATGGTGGACGAGGAGGTGAGGCTGCAGCACCAGGGCTCCCTGCTGCACCTGCGGCAGAAGGCCCTCAAGGAGAAGACCAAGACGGAGATGGCCTGGCTGGAGCACCAGAAGAGGAGGCTGAGGGACAAGGGGGAGGACGACAAGATGCCCCCCCTCCGGAAGAAGCAGAGGGGCCTGCTGATGAAGCTACAGCAGGAGCAG gCGGAGATCAAGCGTCTCCAGGAAGCCAACAAGGTGGCGAGGAAggagaggctgctgctgctgaagcagcaggaggagatcGAGAGGATGAGGAGCAACACCCTGAGGCTCAAGGAGCGCCTCAAGTCTGCCGGAGGCGACGCGCCCCCG gagaccCCCTTGTCCGAGACCCCGGTGTCCGAGGCGGCCTCCCCCAGCTTGATGCTGGCGTGCAGGGACCCCCGCAGTCCGTCTCCCCCGCTCTCCGTCTCCGGCAGCGAGACCAGCAGCATCATGCAGAAGCTGAAGAAGATGCACTCTCACGCGGACGAGAA ACACTGCTCTCCTGTCCACTACTTCCTCTCTGTGTTTAAGGCCCATCACTGGGCCTCCCTCAGTGTCTGTCTCCCCAATCTCCATCCTAAACTACAGCTCTTTATCTACAACCACTTGGTCAG GTTCCTGACCAAGCGGGAGCAGCAGCTGCTCCAGAGACGGCACCATGCAGTCGAGCTCCTGCAGTGGAAGGAGCGTCTGGaccgggaggaggcggaggtccGCAGGATGGAGAAGGAAGCCCTGGGCGTCTGCGACCGGCAGGCCCACCACCAGAACCAGGTCGAGGTTCAGCCCGGCAGGTGGTCTCCAGAGGCCGCTCAGAGGGAGACCTCTGATGTCGGCACCAGCTCTGGCTGCCGGCAGAACCAGGAACCCCTGAGCGACGAGAAGAGAG GGAGACTGGGTGAGGAGGATTACTCCACAGTGAGCCCTGAGCGTTCGGGTTCGAGTGCCCCAGCGAGCTCCTTCACAGCCCCGCCTGCCTCGGTCCCAGAGACGTCCATGGCCTCCTTCCAGAGCAGCCAGGACATCACCTCCGCCTCTCCGTCTCCTGGCAAACCA TCTACCCCGGCCAACGCCATCCTCAGCACTACTGCCTCCGCGGTAGACTGCAGCGGAGGCAGCGGGACCAAGATGCtgctccgccctcctccccgGCCCGCCGGCCACACACCGGGGCAGGCTCGAACCAGGCCCAGTGACCCCCCCACGGCCACACACACCG ATCCCATGTCAGACCAGAGCGACATCGAGAGTCGCATCAGGGCCCTGAAAGAGGAGCTGAAGAAACGCAAGTCGATGGCCTACCAGCTGaagaaggagcagaagaagagacaCAAGGAGCGCCTTAAGGCACAGGAAGCCAGTCTACTTAAGCAGCTCGAG TCCTACGATGATTTCATCCAGAAGACGAAGGCGGAGCTGAACAACGAGCCAGCCTCCAAATCGGCAGCTGAACCTCAGATCAACGCGGCTGCCTCTGCCACTGAAAACAGCAAAGCTCTGCCTCCACACAG TtccgacagcagcagcaggcgctcCAGGGCGGTGTCGGACTCTGACGAAggccattcatccatccatg GTGACCGAACTCCTCTGGGCCGGAGTAGATCTACCTCTCTACCCGAGGAGCTTTCGGAGGAGGACACTCCCACAGTCACCCCGACCCCAGCGCACGGGAGTCCAGAGCAGCCTTCCCCAGGGGTCAAGGCCCTGGGTGCTCCAGATGGCCCCTCCAGGACGTCCATCTACAAGGGAGACCGCCATTTgcgtggaggagcagaggacggaAGCGTTGTGTCCAACCACAGGTCTGATATATCAGAGGACCTGGCGGGGGCTGTGAGCTCCAAGTCTGGAAATGGCCATTCGGAAGTTCTCCTTAAACTAGAGACGGAAGACGGACCCCCATCTCACCAGGACTCGTCTGTTTCTAACCATGTTCCCTCTGAGAACGAAGACGACATATATTCTCCATGCGGGAGCCGGCAGGACGAGAGAGGCCTCAAGATAAGGGACTCCTCTTTGCCAGGGGAGCCCAAGCTCTCATGGCATCAAGAGGGCACCTCGTCCTCCAGTGACAACGCCTCCCTCTCGTCCAAGATAGAAGCTCCGCTAAAGGAGGCTGATGTCTCTCGGCGTCCCTCCGTCACCGTCACCGACGGCTACCACGATGACTTTGAGTCGTCGGCGGAGTCCTCCCCGAGAGACGGCCGGCGCAGCTCCCAGCCCACCTCTCCGGTCTCGCCGCCCTCTGGGGGCGCCTCCGGGCAGGCCTCCTACAGCAGGTCGCCTCTGGACCAGAGCAGAGACGACGAGGAGGTCGAGGAGGACATCGCAGGGGAGCTAAGTGAACACTCTGAAGAGTTCAGCGACAGCCGTCACTCTGGAAAGCTGCTCGATCTCAACGACAAGACGGCAGAGTCCCCGGGTGAAACCAGGAATGAGTTAAACCACTCCCCGGCcttatctccatctctctcccgcGTCTCTCCAGTGGAGGACGAGATGCCGACCTTCTGCATCGGAGACCGGGTGCTCGTGAGCCACGTTCAGCCCGGAACCCTGAGGTTCAAAGGCCCGACCAGGTTTGCCAACGGGTTCTGGGCCGGCGTGGAGCTCGACAAGTCGGAAGGCAGCAACAACGGCACCTACGACGGGGTGGCGTACTTTGTGTGCGAGGAGCGCCACGGTATCTTTGCGCCGTCCGACAAGATCGCCCGCCTGCCGGAGAGGTTCGACGTCTCCGTTGACACCACGGAGGACGAGGACTCGTTTGTGGACGACCTGTCCGAGAGGAGTAAACGAGCAGACGACGAGAAGAGCGCGGTTCAGCCGAGGAAGGAGACTGAGGAAAGCCCCCGTGATGATCCATCCGGGTCAGGGTACAAAGAGCCGCGGGATGAGGCCGGTCATCCATCTGTACGCCACCAGAACAAGGATGCTCTGGACGCAAACTCTCTTAACTCTCGTAACCACCACACCGTGCCCAATGGCCGGATCAGGGATGGCTCCCTGGAGTTCGACAACGCGCCCACTACTCTCCTCATTTCTGACCTGGACAAGATGGGTTCAGCCACACGGGGCCAGAAGCAGAGAACTCCTCACACTGGACATAAAGATTTGGACTCTCACCATTCATCAGTCACTCCAAACGAGTGTATGGACGATTTTGACATCAAGAGTAACGAGGGGAAAGCGAAGGAACGAGACTCTCTCGGTGCCTTTGCTGACACGCTTCTCAATGACTTCGTCAAAGATGCTGTCACGCAGTTGAGTCAGGTCAAACTGGCCAAGGAGAGGAAGATAATGGAAGCCAACCGGATGAACGGAGAGCTGTTTACCGACCGCTTGGAGGGCGAGGGGCGGGTCTCTCCGTCGGAGCAGAAAGATGGTCTTCCCTTCTTCCTGGAAACAGAAAAAGAGGAGTTGTCGTCCCCAGAGCTATGCAACCGACCG GAGAGCCCGGTGCTGGGGGCCAGCGGTCAGGAGGAGCTGGCCAAGCGCCTGGCCGAGCTGGAGCTGAGCCGCGAGCTGCTGGACGACCTCGGGGACGACCAGGACTGGTTCGAGGAGGACTTCGGCCTCAAGTCCCGCCGGGAACAGCAGCGACGCCAGCAGAGgcaaaaagaggaggaggaagaggatgacgacgacgacgacgaagagAACAGGGTGGGCGGCGGGAGGCCCGTGACGTCGGTCGGAGAGCCACAGGCCAAGACGCCCCCCCGGCCCGAGCTGCCTCTTCCCCTGCTGCCTAAGCTCCCCGAGCAGCCCCCCATGGTGGTGCCCCACTCGGCCACGGAGGTGGAGCGGCTGGTCCACGCCGCCACCGCCGAGATCTGGCAGAGCTGCGGCCTCGGCGCGGCGGACGTGCTGACGCTGGCCGGCCTGCCGGTCCCCCGGCCCTCCCTGGGGTACCTGGGCAAGGAGGCCAACGGGcaggaccaggaggacctcTGCATCCGCAGCTACCGACAG GGGGTCTACGACCTCACCTGGGAGATCCTCCAAGAGATCTTCGGCGAAGACCCCAACGCGAACCAGCCGCTGTGGCTTAAGCCGCGACGGGTCAACTCCTCCTACTCCCACAGGGTCAGGATGCCGGGGAACATCTCCACGGTCCAG GAATTCATCGCCACTAAAGTGCTGAAGCTGTACGGCCTGAGGAAGGACCAGAGCCAGAAGACCGACTGGCAGAAGATGCTCAAGTTCGGCAGGAAGAAACGGGACCGAGTAGACCACATACTG GTCCAGGAGCTCCACGAGGAAGAGGCCCAGTGGGTGAACTACGACGAGGACGAGCTGTTTGTGAAGATGCAGCTGGCGGACAGCATCTTCGACATGCTGCTCAAGGACACGGCCGATGTCCTCACGCAGATCCACGAGCAGAGGGCCGCACGGGACGCACTCTCCTGA